The Deltaproteobacteria bacterium genome has a segment encoding these proteins:
- a CDS encoding M1 family metallopeptidase, producing the protein MRLPELPRPERYELDLWVDPARKAFRGEVEISLEIEAGTRSIELHAVDLDLGSASARDSEGELRVVRIRPNPKRETATLVLERPLAGTRASLRIAWKGALRADLRGLYLARSGKRRYAATQLEAADARRFFPCFDEPDKKARFALRVTTPARNQVVSNAAVAGVSTRGRNKTVRFAETPKLSTYLIALVVGELESSRAVRVGPTPIRVWCVPGKKKLAGFALEVAAEALRRLEAFFGLPYPYGKLDLLAVPDFEFGAMENAGAVTFRETLLLVDPKTVTLAEKKRVAEVIAHELAHMWYGDLVTMAWWDDLWLNEAFATWMAFKIVDEWKPEWKMWLDFESHRAPAFALDALESTHPIWGPVESPGQATENFDVITYEKGASVVRMLESWLGAPVFRSGVRRYIRRHREGNARAADLWRALELAAKRPVEPVVAPWVERPGFPLLAAQRIDSAGEAQLLVEQERFFASPSVGGARRAEVRPIPLVIRVRPPRGRDRIVRALLDEKRATIPLGPASQVLWVYANAGEASFVRALHDGEILRALGEELTRLAPAERMGLLGHQWAGVRADRAPLVDWLDLVTRFGDEPEPDVLAAAHGPLAWLVDQALPALADEHASRFRARIAAVFAPAFARLGWSAASGESDSLRQRRAALLSILGALAEDPDVLAGAETRIGPYLADRRALEPNLAGPVVDLAARRGNASLFDAYLRTIKAARTPQERTRFEMALGSFRDPALVERALARSLSVQIPTQDVVPLLCRLLANPHARERTWEFIRERWPKLSPRVSPGLASRLISALPALQKPLYRRQVASFFATHPLPSASRALAQALERFDLDAELRTRIVPDLREYLRSNSRC; encoded by the coding sequence ATGCGCCTGCCGGAGCTGCCCAGACCCGAACGCTACGAGCTCGACCTCTGGGTGGATCCGGCCCGGAAGGCCTTCCGCGGCGAGGTCGAGATCTCGCTCGAGATCGAAGCCGGAACGCGCTCGATCGAGCTGCACGCGGTGGACCTCGATCTCGGCTCCGCGAGCGCCCGCGACTCGGAGGGCGAGCTGCGCGTGGTGCGGATCCGGCCCAATCCCAAGCGCGAGACCGCGACGCTGGTGCTCGAGCGGCCTCTCGCGGGCACTCGCGCGAGCCTGCGCATCGCCTGGAAGGGGGCGCTTCGCGCGGACCTGCGCGGGCTGTACCTGGCGCGCTCGGGCAAGCGCCGCTACGCCGCGACCCAGCTCGAGGCCGCGGACGCGCGGCGCTTCTTCCCCTGCTTCGACGAGCCCGACAAGAAGGCGCGCTTCGCCCTGCGGGTGACCACGCCGGCGCGAAACCAGGTGGTGTCGAACGCCGCGGTCGCGGGCGTGTCGACGCGCGGCCGGAACAAGACCGTGCGCTTCGCCGAGACGCCGAAGCTCTCGACCTACCTGATCGCGCTGGTGGTGGGCGAGCTCGAGTCGTCCCGCGCGGTGCGGGTCGGACCGACACCGATCCGCGTCTGGTGCGTGCCGGGCAAGAAGAAGCTCGCCGGCTTCGCGCTCGAGGTCGCCGCCGAGGCGCTGCGCCGGCTCGAGGCCTTCTTCGGCCTGCCCTACCCGTACGGCAAGCTCGACCTGCTCGCGGTCCCCGACTTCGAGTTCGGCGCGATGGAGAACGCCGGCGCGGTCACGTTCCGCGAGACGCTGCTCCTGGTCGATCCCAAGACGGTGACGCTGGCCGAGAAGAAGCGCGTGGCCGAGGTGATCGCGCACGAGCTCGCGCACATGTGGTACGGCGACCTGGTCACGATGGCCTGGTGGGACGACCTCTGGCTGAACGAGGCGTTCGCCACCTGGATGGCCTTCAAGATCGTCGACGAGTGGAAGCCCGAGTGGAAGATGTGGCTCGACTTCGAGTCGCACCGCGCTCCCGCCTTCGCGCTCGACGCGCTCGAGAGCACGCACCCGATCTGGGGGCCGGTCGAGTCCCCGGGCCAGGCGACCGAGAACTTCGACGTGATCACCTACGAGAAGGGCGCGTCGGTGGTGCGAATGCTGGAGAGCTGGCTCGGCGCGCCGGTCTTTCGCAGCGGAGTGCGGCGCTACATCCGCCGGCACCGCGAGGGCAACGCCCGCGCGGCGGATCTGTGGCGGGCGCTCGAGCTCGCGGCCAAGCGACCCGTCGAGCCGGTCGTCGCGCCCTGGGTCGAGCGGCCGGGCTTTCCGCTGCTCGCCGCGCAGCGGATCGATTCCGCGGGCGAGGCGCAGCTGCTGGTCGAGCAGGAGCGCTTCTTCGCCAGCCCCTCGGTCGGCGGCGCCAGGCGCGCCGAGGTGCGCCCGATCCCGCTGGTGATCCGGGTCCGGCCGCCGCGCGGGCGCGATCGCATCGTGCGCGCGCTGCTCGACGAGAAGCGCGCGACGATCCCGCTCGGCCCCGCCTCGCAGGTGCTCTGGGTCTACGCCAATGCCGGCGAGGCGAGCTTCGTGCGCGCGCTGCACGACGGGGAGATCCTGCGCGCGCTCGGAGAGGAGCTCACGCGGCTCGCGCCCGCGGAGCGAATGGGCCTGCTCGGCCACCAGTGGGCGGGCGTGCGTGCCGATCGCGCGCCGCTAGTGGACTGGCTCGACCTGGTGACACGCTTTGGTGACGAGCCGGAGCCCGACGTGCTCGCGGCCGCGCACGGACCGCTCGCCTGGCTCGTGGACCAGGCGCTCCCCGCGCTGGCCGACGAGCACGCTTCGCGCTTCCGCGCGCGGATCGCCGCGGTCTTCGCCCCCGCCTTCGCCCGCCTCGGCTGGTCGGCGGCGAGCGGGGAATCGGACTCCCTGCGCCAGCGGCGGGCCGCGCTGCTCTCGATCCTCGGCGCGCTCGCGGAGGACCCGGACGTTCTCGCCGGCGCAGAGACGCGAATCGGCCCGTACCTCGCCGACCGTCGCGCGCTCGAGCCGAATCTCGCGGGGCCGGTCGTCGATCTCGCGGCGCGGCGCGGCAACGCCTCGCTCTTCGACGCCTACCTGCGCACGATCAAGGCCGCGCGCACGCCGCAGGAGCGGACCCGCTTCGAGATGGCGCTCGGGTCGTTCCGCGATCCCGCGCTCGTCGAGCGCGCGCTCGCGCGCTCCCTCTCCGTGCAGATTCCCACCCAGGACGTCGTGCCGCTGCTCTGCCGGCTGCTCGCGAACCCGCACGCGCGCGAGCGCACCTGGGAGTTCATCCGCGAGCGCTGGCCGAAGCTCTCGCCGCGCGTCTCGCCGGGCCTGGCGTCGCGGCTGATCTCGGCGCTGCCAGCGCTGCAGAAGCCGCTCTACCGGCGTCAGGTCGCGAGCTTCTTTGCGACGCACCCGCTGCCGAGCGCGTCGCGCGCGCTCGCGCAGGCGCTCGAGCGCTTCGATCTGGACGCCGAGCTGCGAACGCGGATCGTGCCGGACCTGCGCGAGTACCTGCGCTCCAACTCGCGGTGCTGA
- a CDS encoding glycerol-3-phosphate dehydrogenase/oxidase, translated as MGPVTRAGSISTPERSRAIDALERDRFDLAIIGGGITGAGLAREAALRGLRVALLEAEDFASGTSSRSSKLIHGGLRYLALGDVGLVRESALERKVIFRLAPHLAERRWMVLPVRSRAALLKFRAAITTYEKLGAVERDDLHHNWGAAELEEEEPALDRSEWRFACAYREYLTDDARLVLANLRAAAGLGALSLNWAPVTGILVENDRATGLAARCQLTGRELRVRADCVVNAAGAWVEALRQLEDAAAPPLLHLSKGVHIGIPAARLPIRNLLLLGTMDQRSIFALRRDEIVFVGTTDTSYTHGADVWPPITRGDVEYLLEPLRRYLTVDKLEVEDVRTAWAGLRPLVAEPGKAPTDISRKDEILIGRAGVITVAGGKLTGYRPTALRTLERVESVLGHALPVPGEGGPLPGGDFPGDLVALARNLEGQHRLDHLAAMRLVRLYGSEADAVVRLGPKPLVAEAKVIVGEVDWAVMHEGAATVEDVLYRRTRAALYEPGAGDAIAGPIAARMAELLGWSERQAAEQARSARERVAADLDFADVDP; from the coding sequence ATGGGACCTGTGACCCGAGCGGGATCCATCTCGACGCCGGAGCGGTCGCGCGCGATCGACGCGCTCGAGCGGGACCGCTTCGACCTTGCGATCATCGGCGGAGGCATCACCGGCGCGGGGCTCGCGCGCGAGGCGGCGCTGCGCGGGCTTCGCGTGGCATTGCTCGAGGCCGAGGACTTCGCCTCGGGCACGTCGAGCCGCTCCTCGAAGCTGATCCACGGGGGCCTTCGCTACCTGGCGCTCGGCGACGTGGGCCTGGTGCGCGAGTCGGCGCTCGAGCGCAAGGTGATCTTCCGGCTCGCGCCGCACCTGGCCGAGCGTCGCTGGATGGTGTTGCCGGTCCGCTCGCGCGCTGCGCTGCTCAAGTTCCGCGCCGCGATCACGACCTACGAGAAGCTCGGCGCGGTCGAGCGCGACGACCTGCACCACAACTGGGGCGCGGCCGAGCTCGAAGAAGAGGAGCCGGCGCTCGACCGCAGCGAGTGGCGCTTCGCCTGCGCGTACCGCGAGTACCTGACCGACGACGCGCGGCTGGTGCTGGCGAACCTGCGCGCGGCGGCGGGACTCGGCGCCCTCAGCCTGAACTGGGCGCCGGTGACCGGGATCCTGGTCGAGAACGACCGCGCCACGGGCCTCGCCGCGCGATGCCAGCTCACGGGCCGCGAGCTGCGGGTGCGAGCGGACTGCGTCGTGAACGCCGCGGGCGCGTGGGTCGAGGCGCTGCGCCAGCTCGAGGATGCGGCCGCACCGCCGCTCCTGCACCTCTCGAAGGGCGTCCACATCGGCATTCCTGCCGCCCGACTTCCGATCCGCAACCTGCTCCTGCTCGGAACGATGGACCAGCGCAGCATCTTCGCGCTGCGCCGCGACGAGATCGTCTTCGTCGGCACGACCGACACGAGCTATACGCACGGCGCCGACGTCTGGCCGCCGATCACGCGCGGCGACGTCGAGTATCTGCTCGAGCCGCTGCGCCGCTATCTCACGGTGGACAAGCTCGAGGTCGAAGACGTCCGAACCGCGTGGGCGGGGCTGCGGCCGCTGGTCGCCGAGCCGGGAAAGGCGCCGACCGACATCTCGCGCAAGGACGAGATCCTGATCGGCCGCGCGGGCGTGATCACCGTGGCCGGCGGCAAGCTCACCGGCTACCGGCCCACCGCGCTGCGCACGCTGGAACGGGTCGAGAGCGTGCTCGGCCACGCGCTTCCCGTGCCCGGCGAGGGCGGGCCCCTTCCGGGCGGCGACTTCCCGGGCGACCTCGTCGCGCTCGCGCGCAATCTCGAAGGGCAACACCGGCTCGATCACCTGGCGGCGATGCGCCTGGTGCGGCTGTACGGGAGCGAAGCGGACGCCGTGGTTCGGCTCGGCCCGAAGCCGCTCGTGGCGGAAGCAAAGGTGATCGTCGGGGAAGTAGACTGGGCCGTGATGCACGAGGGCGCAGCGACCGTCGAGGACGTGCTCTACCGCCGGACGCGCGCGGCGCTGTACGAGCCGGGCGCGGGCGACGCGATCGCCGGGCCGATCGCCGCGCGGATGGCGGAGCTACTGGGCTGGAGCGAGCGGCAGGCGGCCGAGCAAGCGCGGAGCGCGCGCGAACGCGTCGCGGCGGATCTCGATTTCGCGGACGTGGACCCGTGA
- a CDS encoding FAD-binding protein, with protein MGGAAAAGRRAGKGADRHLAQGRDPDRPRGRDHRGRRQAHRLPAHRAAHAGTGRERARPRASRARRGRAPSGRRLPGRPRRARAQSRRATPARSPGGDAPGAAVRERSGRRGSARPEAARGGSKGDRRGSRLGRDARGRSDRRGRALPPDARGAVRAGRGRRDRRADRRADGGATGLERAAGGRASAERARTRRGGSRFRGRGPVSGIVARLREALGARVHTDAATLAAHRRDTWALAELHDLLGRGAPTALAVVRPESVDEVATALRLCRAARVPVIPFGGGSGVCGGVEARPEAVVISTRGLDGLVSLDARNLTASFRAGTMGGEAERRLQREGLTIGHWPQSVDLSTVGGWVATRAAGQFSTAYGSIEDLVLALEVVLPDGSVLRTRETPRAAAGPDLRQLFMGSEGTLGVVSEVTFSLRPLPEARTLAAFHFASLDAGLEAIRRFMRVGLRPPVVRLYDERESQRQFAAQCPDGRAMLILVHEGPEAVVAAEVAGVARLCADEGGIGADAASVEHWLEHRNNVPSFRELNERGLVVDTIEVAATWDRVMPLYQAAVASLRELPEVVLASAHSSHSYRSGTNLYFTFAARVEDRERMPAIYRECWQRVIRATLACGGGIAHHHGIGRVRREFLAEEIGDAGVGVLRALKHALDPDDLLNPGVLVPASRSTRA; from the coding sequence GTGGGCGGGGCTGCGGCCGCTGGTCGCCGAGCCGGGAAAGGCGCCGACCGACATCTCGCGCAAGGACGAGATCCTGATCGGCCGCGCGGGCGTGATCACCGTGGCCGGCGGCAAGCTCACCGGCTACCGGCCCACCGCGCTGCGCACGCTGGAACGGGTCGAGAGCGTGCTCGGCCACGCGCTTCCCGTGCCCGGCGAGGGCGGGCCCCTTCCGGGCGGCGACTTCCCGGGCGACCTCGTCGCGCTCGCGCGCAATCTCGAAGGGCAACACCGGCTCGATCACCTGGCGGCGATGCGCCTGGTGCGGCTGTACGGGAGCGAAGCGGACGCCGTGGTTCGGCTCGGCCCGAAGCCGCTCGTGGCGGAAGCAAAGGTGATCGTCGGGGAAGTAGACTGGGCCGTGATGCACGAGGGCGCAGCGACCGTCGAGGACGTGCTCTACCGCCGGACGCGCGCGGCGCTGTACGAGCCGGGCGCGGGCGACGCGATCGCCGGGCCGATCGCCGCGCGGATGGCGGAGCTACTGGGCTGGAGCGAGCGGCAGGCGGCCGAGCAAGCGCGGAGCGCGCGCGAACGCGTCGCGGCGGATCTCGATTTCGCGGACGTGGACCCGTGAGCGGGATCGTCGCGCGGCTTCGCGAGGCCCTCGGCGCGCGCGTGCACACCGACGCGGCGACGCTGGCGGCGCACCGGCGCGACACCTGGGCCCTGGCGGAGCTGCACGACCTGCTCGGACGCGGCGCGCCGACGGCCCTCGCGGTGGTACGCCCCGAATCGGTCGACGAGGTCGCGACCGCGCTTCGGCTCTGCCGGGCCGCGCGCGTTCCGGTGATCCCGTTCGGCGGCGGCTCGGGCGTCTGCGGCGGGGTCGAGGCGCGACCGGAAGCGGTGGTGATCTCGACGCGCGGTCTCGACGGTCTGGTCTCGCTCGACGCGCGCAACCTGACCGCGAGCTTTCGCGCCGGGACGATGGGCGGCGAGGCCGAGCGACGCCTGCAGAGGGAAGGCCTCACGATCGGCCACTGGCCGCAGTCGGTCGACCTCTCCACCGTCGGTGGCTGGGTGGCGACGCGCGCGGCGGGGCAGTTCTCGACCGCGTACGGCTCGATCGAGGATCTCGTTCTCGCGCTCGAGGTCGTGCTGCCCGACGGCAGCGTGCTGCGAACGCGCGAGACGCCGCGCGCCGCGGCCGGCCCCGACCTGCGTCAGCTCTTCATGGGAAGCGAGGGGACGCTGGGCGTGGTGAGCGAGGTGACCTTCTCGCTGCGGCCGCTGCCCGAGGCGCGAACTCTTGCGGCATTCCACTTCGCGTCGCTCGACGCCGGGCTCGAGGCGATCCGCCGCTTCATGCGCGTGGGGCTGCGGCCGCCGGTCGTGCGGCTCTACGACGAGCGCGAGTCACAGCGGCAATTCGCGGCGCAGTGCCCGGACGGGCGCGCCATGCTGATCCTCGTCCACGAAGGGCCGGAAGCCGTGGTCGCGGCCGAGGTCGCCGGCGTTGCGCGGCTCTGCGCGGACGAGGGCGGAATCGGCGCGGACGCCGCTTCGGTCGAGCACTGGCTCGAGCACCGCAACAACGTGCCGAGCTTCCGCGAGCTGAACGAGCGCGGACTGGTCGTCGACACGATCGAGGTCGCCGCCACGTGGGACCGCGTCATGCCGCTCTACCAAGCTGCGGTCGCGTCGCTTCGCGAGCTGCCGGAAGTGGTGCTCGCGAGCGCCCACTCGAGTCACTCCTATCGTTCCGGCACGAACCTGTACTTCACGTTCGCCGCGCGGGTCGAAGACAGAGAGCGAATGCCCGCGATCTACCGCGAGTGCTGGCAGCGGGTGATCCGCGCCACGCTCGCCTGCGGCGGCGGGATCGCGCACCACCACGGCATCGGCCGGGTGCGGCGCGAGTTCCTGGCGGAGGAGATCGGCGATGCGGGCGTCGGCGTGCTGCGCGCGCTGAAGCACGCGCTCGACCCGGACGACCTGCTGAATCCCGGCGTGCTCGTGCCCGCGAGCCGCTCGACGCGGGCGTGA
- a CDS encoding glycerol kinase, with amino-acid sequence MTRPPLLALDLGTTSVRALAVSGEGRVLARAQRPLASRYPRPGWIEQDPEEMFAGAKDVLREALASARLESRDVAGIGLVTQRGSALAWDARTLRPLAPAQSWQDQRTAERVAGFRALGIPINTLATATKLEWWLAHDEAVKAAAREKRLRLGTPDVWLAARLSGGALHVTDPGNASCTALFDVAGGEWAQGLLDLFKVPREALPEIVPTSGVVGELPAALLGTPVRVAAIAGDQQASAFAQGIGRPGEAKLTLGTSAMFDVHTGAAVAEPIAGSYPLALWWLADGTRAFCLEGAVITAGSAIDWLIELGIARDAAELSALATSAGSSGGVRFVPALQGLGTPFMDDAARGALLGLSRGSGRGEIARAALEGIAQRCSDVCEAFGLGALPLRVDGGLAQSDLLLQALADFSGCEIARAREVETTALGAAFLAGLATGVFDSAASCREALPAPATFAPRIAAAEREAVRERWREALARVASRGPSR; translated from the coding sequence GTGACCCGCCCGCCGCTGCTCGCGCTCGACCTCGGCACCACGAGCGTCCGGGCGCTTGCGGTCTCTGGCGAGGGACGCGTGCTGGCACGCGCGCAGCGCCCGCTCGCCTCTCGCTATCCGCGTCCCGGCTGGATCGAGCAGGACCCCGAGGAGATGTTCGCTGGCGCCAAAGACGTGCTTCGCGAGGCGCTGGCTTCGGCCCGACTCGAGTCGCGAGACGTCGCCGGAATCGGGCTGGTCACGCAGCGCGGCAGCGCGCTCGCCTGGGACGCGCGAACGCTGCGGCCGCTCGCCCCCGCGCAGAGCTGGCAGGATCAGCGCACCGCCGAGCGCGTGGCGGGCTTTCGGGCGCTCGGCATACCGATCAACACGCTCGCGACCGCGACGAAGCTCGAGTGGTGGCTCGCGCACGACGAGGCGGTGAAGGCGGCCGCGCGCGAGAAGCGGCTGCGGCTCGGTACGCCCGACGTCTGGCTGGCGGCGCGGCTCAGTGGCGGGGCGCTGCACGTGACCGACCCGGGAAACGCGTCGTGCACGGCGCTCTTCGACGTCGCGGGCGGCGAGTGGGCGCAGGGGCTTCTCGACCTGTTCAAGGTGCCGCGCGAGGCGCTGCCCGAGATCGTTCCGACCAGCGGCGTCGTGGGCGAGCTGCCGGCCGCGCTCCTGGGTACACCCGTTCGTGTCGCGGCGATCGCAGGAGATCAGCAGGCGTCCGCGTTCGCACAGGGGATCGGCCGACCCGGAGAGGCGAAGCTCACGCTCGGAACGTCCGCGATGTTCGACGTGCACACAGGCGCGGCCGTGGCCGAGCCGATCGCGGGCTCGTACCCGCTGGCGCTCTGGTGGCTGGCCGACGGCACGCGCGCGTTCTGCCTCGAGGGCGCAGTGATCACCGCGGGCAGCGCGATCGACTGGCTGATCGAGCTCGGGATCGCGCGCGACGCGGCCGAGCTCTCGGCGCTGGCGACCTCGGCCGGCTCGAGCGGGGGCGTCCGCTTCGTTCCCGCGCTGCAGGGGCTTGGCACTCCGTTCATGGACGACGCCGCGCGCGGCGCGCTGCTGGGATTGTCGCGCGGCTCGGGGCGCGGCGAGATCGCGCGCGCGGCGCTGGAGGGAATCGCGCAGCGCTGCAGCGACGTCTGCGAGGCCTTCGGGCTGGGCGCTCTTCCGCTTCGCGTCGACGGAGGATTGGCGCAGAGCGATCTCCTGCTGCAGGCGCTCGCGGACTTCTCCGGGTGCGAGATCGCGCGCGCTCGCGAAGTCGAGACCACGGCGCTGGGCGCCGCATTCCTGGCGGGCCTTGCCACGGGCGTGTTCGACAGCGCAGCTTCTTGCCGCGAAGCGCTTCCGGCGCCGGCGACTTTCGCGCCGCGCATTGCCGCCGCGGAGCGCGAGGCCGTGCGCGAGCGCTGGCGCGAAGCGCTGGCGCGGGTCGCGTCGCGTGGCCCGAGTCGGTGA